In Quercus lobata isolate SW786 unplaced genomic scaffold, ValleyOak3.0 Primary Assembly Scq3eQI_310, whole genome shotgun sequence, one DNA window encodes the following:
- the LOC115973343 gene encoding COBRA-like protein 6 — protein sequence MGTVFILSFFFLIISISPSYGYDPLDPHANITITWDLMLQNDATYDVRVSLYNFQLFRHVDRPGWKLSWTWISDEAIWDIWGAEATEQGNCSRFKGGVLPHCCEKQPVIVDLMPGAPYNKQFNNCCKGGVLTSMTQDQTMYGAAFRMNVNKATINNTGNRFSMPLNFNLGVPGYTCGDPFQVPPSKFKADGSRRSTQALETWNVTCIYSQFQASLTPKCCVSLSAFYNSTIIPCPQCSCNCEGLGGTKCVKSDKTPPLLELPHANDEEPQPLVRCSNHMCPIKVHWHVKESYREYWRVKITITNLNYVKNYSQWNLVVLHPNLRNVTEVFSFNYLPLNPYGSINDTGMFWGIKYYNDMLLQSGPSGNVQTEMLLNKDPSIFTFREGWTFPRKISFNGDECVMPPPDEYPRLPNSGHSVTEKPSLIFFSLFLLIVLVL from the exons ATGGGTACTGTCTTTATTTTGagtttcttctttctcattatCTCCATCTCACCTTCTT ATGGGTATGATCCATTAGATCCTCATGCCAATATAACCATTACATGGGATCTCATGCTTCAAAATGATGCAACATATGAT GTAAGGGTATCACTCTACAACTTCCAATTATTCCGGCATGTGGACCGGCCTGGTTGGAAATTGAGTTGGACGTGGATAAGCGACGAGGCAATATGGGATATATGGGGAGCAGAGGCCACAGAGCAAGGAAATTGCTCTAGATTTAAGGGTGGAGTACTTCCACATTGTTGTGAGAAGCAGCCAGTGATTGTTGATCTCATGCCAGGAGCACCATATAACAAGCAGTTTAACAATTGTTGCAAGGGAGGGGTACTAACCTCTATGACACAAGACCAAACTATGTATGGTGCTGCTTTTAGGATGAATGTTAATAAAGCTACTATTAACAATACAGGCAATCGCTTCTCCATGCCTTTAAATTTCAACCTAGGTGTTCCTGGATATACTTGTGGAGATCCATTTCAAGTTCCACCAAGCAAGTTCAAGGCAGATGGAAGCCGTCGATCAACACAAGCTCTTG AGACTTGGAATGTAACCTGTATTTACTCGCAATTTCAAGCATCACTTACTCCAAAATGTTGTGTTTCCTTATCTGCATTCTACAATAGTACCATTATTCCTTGCCCCCAGTGCAGCTGTAATTGCGAAGGACTAGGTGGAACAAAATGTGTAAA GTCTGATAAAACTCCTCCCTTGTTGGAGCTACCACATGCAAATGATGAAGAACCACAACCTTTGGTGAGGTGTTCTAACCACATGTGCCCCATAAAGGTGCACTGGCATGTGAAAGAAAGTTACAGAGAGTACTGGCGAGTCAAAATCACTATCACAAATCTTAATTATGTTAAAAACTATTCCCAGTGGAACTTGGTGGTGCTACACCCCAACTTGAGAAATGTCACTGAAGTTTTCAGCTTCAACTATCTGCCCCTTAATCCGTATGGAAGCATTA ATGACACAGGGATGTTTTGGGGGATTAAGTACTACAATGACATGTTACTTCAATCAGGACCAAGTGGAAATGTACAAACTGAGATGCTACTAAACAAAGATCCAAGTATTTTTACTTTCAGAGAAGGATGGACTTTCCCaagaaaaatttcttttaatggTGATGAATGTGTCATGCCTCCTCCAGATGAATACCCTAGGCTCCCTAACAGTGGTCATAGTGTCACAGAAAAGCCTTCCctaattttcttctctttgtttttgcttataGTACTGGTGCTTTGA
- the LOC115973348 gene encoding cx9C motif-containing protein 4-like, with product MAQATKEPCKKEACDIQACLTKNNFLPQKCLKVIELLQSCCEKCEYKSTHCASVSGLLKQKPK from the exons atggcaCAGGCAACCAAAGAGCCTTGCAAGAAAGAAGCTTGCGACATCCAAGCTTGTCTCACCAAGAACAACTTCCTCCCTCAAAA GTGCCTTAAAGTCATTGAATTGCTGCAGTCCTGTTGCGAGAAATGTGAATACAAATCAACACATTGTGCTTCTGTCTCTGGACTTTTGAAGCAGAAGCCCAAGTAA